The Psychrobacter sp. P11G3 genomic interval TGATTATGGGTATTCCAAACGTTGGCAAATCAACGCTGATCAATACGCTAGCAGGACGCGCTGTGGCAAAGACAGGCGACGAGCCAGCCGTGACTAAATCGCAGCAGCTGATTAAGCTCGACGATGACATTATGCTCTATGACACGCCTGGTATGCTATGGCCAAAGGTTGAAAACGAAAACTCTGGTTATCGTTTAGCAGCGACGGGCGGTATCCGTGATACGGCTTTTGACTTCGCTGATGTAGCCAGCTATACCGCTGAGTACCTGATGCAAGCCTATCCTGAGCTGCTAAAAACTCGCTACAAAATTGAAGAGCTGCCAAAGACCGACTGGGAGTTTTTTGAAGTGGCTGGACGTAATCGCGGCTGTGTACGCGCGGGCAATCAAGTCGATACTTACCGTATGTCTGAGATTCTCATTAACGAATTGCGTAGCGCAAAGATTGGTCGTATCACGCTAGAAACACCAGCGATGACTGAAGCTGAAGAAATTGTGGTCGCTGAACAACGACTCGCTGCTGAAGAGAAGAAAAAAGCGAAAGAGGAAGAAAAGCGCTTACGTCGTCTAAAAACGCGAAAGAATCGTAAATAGCGTTTATTTAAAAGATCATTGCTCAAAAAGCTATTACCTATATAAAAGCCCTTATGGGCTTTTTTTATGTCTGTATTATCTGTATAACATCAGTATCGTATATTAGAATTATAAATATAGAGAGTGCTTAATGACAGATTATAACGTAATGAAAGAGTTAACTTTTTCTAGTAGAGATGAATTCATACGTAAACCTATTGCTGAAAAAATCATTAAGCTTTTGGTTTCAGATATTGATGTCTCACCCCTTATCATTGATGGCAAATGGGGTACAGGTAAAACGGAGTTCTGCTTCAAACTCAAAAACTTGATTGAAGCTGATAATCCCAACGATTATAAAGTTGGCTATGTAAATGCTTTTCAAGCTGACCATGCAAATGAGCCACTATTAACCCTTATTGCAGAAGTGGCTGGATTCTATAATGAGGACGATGATAGGCGAAAAAGCTTTATCAAAAACGCTATTCCCTATTTGCGTTTAGTCTCAGGTATCAGTATCAAGGCAATAGCGAGCTTAGCATTTGGCAAATATGCAGCAGATATGCCTGACGATCTTCAGAAAGGTATGGAAGCTATAGAAGAAGGTTCGGACTCATTTATTGACCAATCTCTTGAGTCGATGATCAAAGACCAAGTAGAGGCTGAAAAGAATTTATCAACACTTAAAGAAGCATTGAAGAATATAGCATCTACTACACCCGTTATACTTCTGATTGATGAACTTGATCGCTGTCGTCCAGACTTTGCAGTGATGATGTTAGAGACCATCAAGCATGTTTTTGATGTTAAAAATGTGCAGATTATTTTGATTACCAATGCTGAGCAGCTTAAAGCGACTATCAAACATAGCTATGGTAGCGAAACCAACTCCCACGACTACCTTTATAAATTTTTTAAATATCAGATTAATTTGCCAACTGCGACCAAAGATACTGAGGGTAAATCAATCGAAAATAACGTCACTCACTTCAAGACAGTAGTACGAGATAGCAAGGTAATCCCACAAGCGTTTAAAGATAACGAATTTCTCTACGATATTTCTAAATTTGTAAAAATTGCCCATCTGTCGTTACGAAAGGTAGAGCAAGTTGTTCGCTGTATTGAAACACTTATCATATTTGAAGATAACTCGAAAAGTAGAAATCCAGAGGTAGAGCAGCTTTTAATAGTATTTTTATCATTTGCATATATAGCCAACAAAAATTTATTTGAGCAAATTCGTGATAGAAATATACAAGTAACGGATATATTAAAATTCAGCTCTTCTTCCGAAGAGATTTACTTACTAAATGACCAAAGTATTTTAGAAAACTTCCCAACTAAATTTTTTATCCTTCTAATACTACACGGCCTTTCAAAAGATGACTTTATTCACACTACAACCTATGATGGTAAAATGGACCATCATATCAGCAGACTAATAGAACATATATTAAAGGACTTCGACTTCATACAAGAATCGAATTCTACTCATCATATTGTAAAATCAAGTTACATTTACAAATACATCGACCATACAATCAATAACCTTCTACTTTTTGATATCGTTAAGTAGTTATTTTTATTATATTATTTAATGGCATTGCGCCAAAGTTGGGTCGTAGCAAATACGTATATCAGGTATAATTGTTTACCTTCAAAAAACCAAATATAAGAGCCTATGACCCAGCTAGCTGCCAACTCTACATCTTCTAAAACTAACTTTAGCCACTCTCCCAAATCTCTAAACTCCTTTGCCCCACGCCTACTTGATTGGTTTGCCGAAAATGGTCGCCACGACTTACCTTGGCAACAACACCAGACCGACACGCCCAACCCTTATATTGTTTGGCTATCCGAAGTCATGCTTCAGCAAACACAAGTGACCACAGTACTGCCCTACTTTGCACGCTTTATGGCGTCGTTTCCGACCGTGCAGGATTTGGCCACAGCAGAATGGGATACCGTAGCAGAGCATTGGGCAGGACTTGGCTATTATGCACGCGCACGTAATTTGCATAAAGGTGCTAAGCAGTTGGTTGAGGTCATCGCCGAAACGGGCGAGTTTCCGCAGACACTAGCAGGATGGGAAGCGATTTCTGGCGTTGGGCCATCGACCGCTGGCGCGATTATGGCGATGGGATTACATCATTATGGCGTCATTTGCGATGGTAACGTCAAACGAGTGCTGACACGTTGGGCCGCTATCGACGGCGATATCACTAAATCTGCTACCACCAAAGATTTATGGGTATTGGCAGAGCGACTGACACCGACAGAAAACTCAGGACTATTTGCGCAAGCTATGATGGATATGGGTGCGACATTATGTACCCGTAGCAAGCCTGCCTGTCTATTATGTCCATTAAAAGAAGACTGCCTAGCGCATACGCAAGGGTGCGAGACTGATTATCCCGTCAAAGCAAAAAAGCAGCCCAAACCTAGTAAGTTCAGTGATGCACTGCTAATCGAAAGTGCAGATGGTCAGATATTGTGGCTACAGCGCCCTGACAATGGCATTTGGGGTGGATTATGGAGCTTGCCATTACAGTTTGTAGAAAAAATTGACGGTAAAGCGAACACTAAGGCTACCGTTAAGAAGACGCTAGCTAGCGATGATAAGCCACCAAGCATAGTAAACGATGTACGTAGTAATGAAAAAGTATACGAAGCAGAGTTTACCACTGCTGAGCAAATCATAAATGAATGGCTCATAAAAAATAAACTGGTCGCAAAATCAGTCAGCACTACTTTACTCGATGACGCCCCTATCAAGCACTCGCTGACGCATTTTCACTGGTATTTGACCCCGCGTAAATTGACGATTGACGCGACGCAAGTAACTGAGCTAAATCAGAAATTAGCAGCGGCTGAAATTGACTTTAAATGGTTAACCGAACAAAAAGCGCAAGACAGCCTAGGGTTACCTCGCGCGATGGTTAAGATCTTAGAATAAGAAATTGAAATAAAAAAAAGCGACCCATTATTAATAGTGAGTCGCTTTTTTTATTCCAATATAAAGATAACTGGGTCTAAAGCACCTTAAGATTTTGGCACACGTAAACGCATGAGTCCTTCTTGTTGCACGGTAGCGACCAGTTTGCCATCTTGCCAAAACTGACCATGGTTCAACCCTTTCGCATTAGACGTGGTATCACTCCACATGTCATACAGCATCCATTTATTCAAGTCAAAATCACGATGGAAATGCATGGAATGATCGATACTGGCAGCCTGTAGACCACTGGTCAT includes:
- a CDS encoding P-loop NTPase fold protein, whose amino-acid sequence is MTDYNVMKELTFSSRDEFIRKPIAEKIIKLLVSDIDVSPLIIDGKWGTGKTEFCFKLKNLIEADNPNDYKVGYVNAFQADHANEPLLTLIAEVAGFYNEDDDRRKSFIKNAIPYLRLVSGISIKAIASLAFGKYAADMPDDLQKGMEAIEEGSDSFIDQSLESMIKDQVEAEKNLSTLKEALKNIASTTPVILLIDELDRCRPDFAVMMLETIKHVFDVKNVQIILITNAEQLKATIKHSYGSETNSHDYLYKFFKYQINLPTATKDTEGKSIENNVTHFKTVVRDSKVIPQAFKDNEFLYDISKFVKIAHLSLRKVEQVVRCIETLIIFEDNSKSRNPEVEQLLIVFLSFAYIANKNLFEQIRDRNIQVTDILKFSSSSEEIYLLNDQSILENFPTKFFILLILHGLSKDDFIHTTTYDGKMDHHISRLIEHILKDFDFIQESNSTHHIVKSSYIYKYIDHTINNLLLFDIVK
- the mutY gene encoding A/G-specific adenine glycosylase, translated to MTQLAANSTSSKTNFSHSPKSLNSFAPRLLDWFAENGRHDLPWQQHQTDTPNPYIVWLSEVMLQQTQVTTVLPYFARFMASFPTVQDLATAEWDTVAEHWAGLGYYARARNLHKGAKQLVEVIAETGEFPQTLAGWEAISGVGPSTAGAIMAMGLHHYGVICDGNVKRVLTRWAAIDGDITKSATTKDLWVLAERLTPTENSGLFAQAMMDMGATLCTRSKPACLLCPLKEDCLAHTQGCETDYPVKAKKQPKPSKFSDALLIESADGQILWLQRPDNGIWGGLWSLPLQFVEKIDGKANTKATVKKTLASDDKPPSIVNDVRSNEKVYEAEFTTAEQIINEWLIKNKLVAKSVSTTLLDDAPIKHSLTHFHWYLTPRKLTIDATQVTELNQKLAAAEIDFKWLTEQKAQDSLGLPRAMVKILE
- the ylqF gene encoding ribosome biogenesis GTPase YlqF, whose translation is MDKRASIQWFPGHMNKARNEIKEVMPQMDLVIEVIDARIPYSSENPMVAALRGEKPVIKILNKADLADPELTQAWMDYLEQQDGVKAIACDTEKANDVKRIIAICKHLVPNKVGTGRQIKAMIMGIPNVGKSTLINTLAGRAVAKTGDEPAVTKSQQLIKLDDDIMLYDTPGMLWPKVENENSGYRLAATGGIRDTAFDFADVASYTAEYLMQAYPELLKTRYKIEELPKTDWEFFEVAGRNRGCVRAGNQVDTYRMSEILINELRSAKIGRITLETPAMTEAEEIVVAEQRLAAEEKKKAKEEEKRLRRLKTRKNRK